A section of the Streptomyces sp. NBC_00178 genome encodes:
- the cofC gene encoding 2-phospho-L-lactate guanylyltransferase translates to MLTRHEGEIATNTDPTGPWSLVVPLKPLARAKSRLGRAVGGELRPRLALAFAQDTVAAALACPAVRDVVVVTDDPVAGAALSALGARTLADTPGAGLNAALEHGARSVRGRKRGAAVAALNADLPALRPHELARVLDFATAFPRAFVADAQGIGTTFLSAAPGVELRPAFGGASRARHLASGAVEITPSGLDSVRRDVDTGGDLRAALALGVGRFTAPLAAPVVPAADR, encoded by the coding sequence ATGCTGACGCGTCACGAGGGGGAGATCGCCACGAACACCGACCCGACCGGCCCCTGGTCCCTGGTCGTCCCGTTGAAGCCGCTGGCCAGGGCCAAGAGCAGGCTGGGCCGCGCGGTGGGCGGGGAGCTTCGTCCCCGCCTGGCCCTGGCGTTCGCGCAGGACACCGTCGCCGCGGCGCTGGCCTGCCCCGCGGTGCGTGATGTGGTGGTCGTCACGGACGATCCGGTGGCCGGTGCGGCCCTGTCGGCCCTCGGCGCCCGCACGCTGGCCGACACCCCTGGCGCGGGGCTCAACGCGGCCCTGGAACACGGTGCGCGGTCGGTGCGCGGCCGTAAACGCGGTGCGGCGGTGGCGGCACTCAACGCGGATCTCCCCGCACTCCGTCCGCACGAATTGGCTCGCGTGCTCGATTTCGCGACCGCATTTCCCCGCGCATTTGTCGCCGATGCCCAGGGAATCGGAACCACATTTCTTTCCGCGGCCCCGGGAGTGGAATTGCGCCCTGCCTTCGGCGGTGCGTCGAGGGCGCGGCATCTCGCTTCCGGCGCCGTGGAGATCACGCCGTCCGGCCTCGATTCGGTCCGCCGGGACGTGGACACGGGCGGAGATCTGCGGGCGGCGCTCGCCCTGGGCGTCGGGCGGTTCACCGCGCCTCTGGCGGCCCCGGTGGTGCCTGCGGCGGACCGATAG
- a CDS encoding lysophospholipid acyltransferase family protein — translation MSRRRIGFWYRLAAVIAKPPLVVLFKRDWRGMEHIPAEGGFLTAVNHNSYLDPLSYAHYQYNTGRVPRLLAKAALFRAPFVGMMLRGTGQIPVYRETTNALDAFRAAVDAVERGECVAFYPEGTLTRDPEMWPMAGKTGAARVALMTKAPVIPVAQWGANLAMPPYAKENKLRLFPRKTLRVQAGPPVDLTEYYGLEPTPEVLRRATETIMAAITAQLEEVRGETAPTELYDHRKARAEQRRKAEGKGTT, via the coding sequence GTGTCCCGCCGCAGAATCGGCTTCTGGTACCGCCTGGCTGCGGTGATCGCGAAACCGCCCCTGGTGGTTCTGTTCAAGCGGGACTGGCGGGGGATGGAACACATTCCTGCCGAGGGCGGATTCCTCACCGCTGTCAATCACAACTCGTATCTGGACCCGCTGTCCTACGCGCACTACCAGTACAACACCGGACGTGTGCCGCGGCTGCTCGCCAAGGCGGCGCTGTTCAGGGCCCCGTTCGTCGGCATGATGCTGCGCGGCACCGGGCAGATCCCCGTCTACCGCGAGACGACCAACGCGCTCGACGCCTTCCGGGCCGCCGTCGACGCCGTCGAGCGGGGTGAGTGCGTCGCCTTCTACCCGGAGGGCACGCTCACCCGCGACCCCGAGATGTGGCCGATGGCCGGCAAGACCGGTGCCGCCCGCGTCGCGCTGATGACCAAGGCCCCCGTCATCCCCGTCGCCCAGTGGGGCGCCAACCTCGCGATGCCGCCCTACGCGAAGGAGAACAAGCTCCGGCTGTTCCCCCGCAAGACCCTCCGGGTGCAGGCCGGACCGCCGGTCGACCTGACGGAGTACTACGGCCTCGAACCGACGCCCGAGGTGCTGCGCCGGGCGACCGAGACCATCATGGCCGCGATCACCGCCCAGCTCGAGGAAGTGCGCGGCGAGACGGCGCCCACCGAGCTCTACGATCACCGCAAGGCCCGTGCTGAACAGCGGCGCAAGGCAGAGGGAAAGGGAACGACGTGA
- a CDS encoding NAD(P)H-dependent glycerol-3-phosphate dehydrogenase, whose amino-acid sequence MTHPAKAAVFGTGSWGTAFAMILADAGCEVTLWGRRAEVAEAVNTTRTNPGYLPGIELPASIRATTDAAEALRGADFAVLVVPSQTLRANLADWAPHLESDTVLVSLMKGVELGTAKRMSEVVGDVTKVTADRIAVVTGPNLAKEIAERRPAAAVVACADESVAQRLQAACHTPYFRPYTNTDVVGCELGGAVKNVIGLAVGIADGMGLGDNTKGSLITRGLAETTRLGIAMGADPLTFSGLAGLGDLVATCSSPLSRNHTFGTNLGRGMTLQETVAVTKQTAEGVKSCESVLDLARRHGVDMPITETVVGIVHEGKPPVVALKELMSRSAKPERR is encoded by the coding sequence GTGACGCACCCCGCCAAGGCGGCCGTCTTCGGAACCGGCTCATGGGGTACGGCCTTCGCCATGATCCTCGCCGACGCGGGCTGCGAGGTCACCCTCTGGGGGCGCCGGGCGGAGGTCGCCGAAGCGGTCAACACCACCCGCACCAACCCCGGGTACCTGCCGGGGATCGAGCTCCCCGCCTCGATCCGGGCCACCACGGACGCCGCCGAGGCGCTGCGCGGCGCCGACTTCGCCGTCCTCGTGGTGCCCTCCCAGACGCTGCGCGCCAACCTCGCCGACTGGGCCCCCCACCTGGAGTCCGACACGGTCCTCGTCTCCCTCATGAAGGGCGTCGAACTCGGCACCGCCAAGCGGATGAGCGAGGTCGTCGGGGACGTCACGAAGGTGACCGCCGACCGCATCGCCGTCGTCACCGGCCCCAACCTCGCCAAGGAGATCGCCGAGCGCCGCCCCGCCGCCGCCGTCGTCGCCTGCGCCGACGAGAGCGTGGCCCAGCGCCTCCAGGCCGCCTGCCACACCCCGTACTTCCGGCCGTACACCAACACCGACGTGGTGGGCTGCGAACTCGGCGGCGCCGTGAAGAACGTCATCGGTCTCGCCGTGGGCATCGCCGACGGCATGGGCCTCGGCGACAACACCAAGGGCTCGCTCATCACCCGGGGCCTCGCCGAGACCACCCGCCTGGGCATCGCCATGGGCGCCGACCCACTGACCTTCTCCGGTCTCGCCGGACTCGGCGACCTCGTGGCGACCTGCTCGTCCCCGCTCTCGCGCAACCACACCTTCGGGACCAACCTCGGCCGCGGGATGACGCTCCAGGAGACCGTCGCCGTCACCAAGCAGACCGCCGAGGGCGTCAAGTCCTGCGAATCGGTGCTCGATCTGGCACGCAGGCACGGGGTCGACATGCCGATCACCGAGACGGTCGTCGGCATCGTCCACGAGGGCAAGCCGCCGGTGGTCGCTCTGAAGGAGCTGATGTCGCGCAGCGCCAAGCCCGAGCGGCGCTGA
- a CDS encoding D-alanine--D-alanine ligase family protein translates to MSSQNLPQSTESPLGSEQSSEQGRKPRVAVVFGGRSSEHGISVVTAGAIMSAIDRTKYDVLPIGITRDGRWALTSDDPDRMAITDRQVPDVDQLAESARGVVTLSVDPRNRDVVVGEPGAVPTALGEVDVVFPMLHGPYGEDGTLQGLLELSGVPYVGAGVLASAVGQDKEYMKRVFTSFGLPVGPYEVVRPREWESDRPAARKRIMEFAAEHGWPLFVKPARGGSSMGITKVDDPSGLDEAIEEARRHDPKFLVESLLRGREIECGVLEFEDGPRASVPAEIPPVTAHDFYDFEAKYIDSAAGLVPAPLTDEQTAEVRRLAVDAFEAASCEGLVRADFFLTEDGTFVINEINTMPGFTPISMYPRMWQESGVTYGELVDRLIQAALNRPTGLR, encoded by the coding sequence ATGAGCAGCCAGAACCTCCCCCAGAGCACCGAGAGCCCCCTCGGCTCCGAGCAGAGCTCCGAGCAGGGCCGCAAGCCGCGCGTGGCCGTCGTGTTCGGCGGCCGGAGCTCCGAACACGGCATCTCGGTCGTCACGGCGGGCGCCATCATGAGCGCCATCGACCGGACGAAGTACGACGTCCTGCCGATCGGTATCACCCGGGACGGACGTTGGGCCCTCACGTCCGACGACCCGGACCGGATGGCCATCACCGACCGGCAGGTCCCCGACGTGGACCAGCTGGCCGAGTCCGCCCGCGGAGTGGTGACGCTCTCCGTCGACCCCCGCAACCGCGACGTCGTCGTCGGTGAACCCGGCGCCGTCCCCACGGCGCTCGGCGAGGTCGACGTGGTCTTCCCCATGCTGCACGGCCCGTACGGCGAGGACGGCACCCTCCAGGGCCTTCTCGAGCTCTCCGGGGTGCCGTACGTCGGCGCCGGCGTCCTGGCCTCGGCCGTCGGCCAGGACAAGGAGTACATGAAGCGGGTGTTCACCTCCTTCGGGCTGCCGGTCGGCCCGTACGAGGTCGTCCGCCCCCGGGAGTGGGAGTCCGACCGCCCCGCCGCCCGCAAGCGCATCATGGAGTTCGCCGCCGAACACGGCTGGCCGCTCTTCGTGAAGCCCGCCCGCGGCGGCTCCTCCATGGGGATCACCAAGGTCGACGACCCCTCCGGACTCGACGAGGCGATCGAGGAGGCCCGCCGGCACGACCCCAAGTTCCTGGTGGAGTCCCTGCTGCGCGGCCGCGAGATCGAATGCGGTGTCCTGGAGTTCGAGGACGGACCGCGCGCGAGCGTGCCCGCCGAGATCCCGCCGGTCACCGCGCACGACTTCTACGACTTCGAGGCCAAGTACATCGACTCGGCGGCCGGGCTGGTGCCCGCGCCGCTCACCGACGAGCAGACCGCCGAGGTGCGGCGGCTCGCCGTCGACGCCTTCGAGGCCGCGTCCTGCGAGGGCCTGGTGCGCGCCGACTTCTTCCTCACGGAGGACGGCACGTTCGTCATCAACGAGATCAACACCATGCCGGGCTTCACCCCGATCTCCATGTACCCGCGCATGTGGCAGGAGAGCGGTGTGACCTACGGGGAACTCGTCGACCGGCTGATCCAGGCCGCGCTGAACCGCCCCACCGGCCTGCGCTGA
- a CDS encoding DUF3515 domain-containing protein, with protein MTRTRRPLPGPRVLSASAALFVLAAAGCSAGGSQPSVAVPAPSSEAAGYCEALHGELPETVAGLERSDPSPESDLTAGWGDGAIVLRCGVPRPARMDDSQSKAVEADGVNWLLEQRDGDGPRFTTTYRKAYVEVTLGPEYTHDVTPLSAFATPVAKTVPDSL; from the coding sequence GTGACCCGCACCCGCCGCCCGCTTCCCGGACCCCGTGTTCTCTCCGCGTCCGCCGCCCTGTTCGTCCTGGCCGCGGCGGGCTGTTCCGCCGGCGGTTCCCAGCCGTCCGTGGCGGTACCCGCTCCGTCGTCGGAGGCAGCCGGGTACTGCGAGGCACTGCACGGGGAACTGCCGGAGACGGTCGCCGGTCTGGAACGGAGCGACCCCTCACCGGAGTCGGATCTGACCGCCGGCTGGGGGGACGGGGCGATCGTACTGCGCTGCGGTGTCCCCCGGCCCGCGAGGATGGACGATTCCCAGTCCAAGGCGGTGGAGGCGGACGGCGTCAACTGGCTGCTGGAGCAGCGCGACGGCGACGGCCCGCGGTTCACGACCACCTATCGCAAGGCGTACGTCGAGGTGACGCTCGGCCCGGAGTACACGCACGACGTCACCCCGCTGTCGGCGTTCGCCACGCCGGTCGCGAAGACGGTGCCCGACAGCCTCTGA
- a CDS encoding Lrp/AsnC family transcriptional regulator, translating into MVQAYILIQTEVGKASIVAETIAKLPGVIQAEDVTGPYDVIVRAQADTVDALGRMVVAKVQQVDGITRTLTCPVVHL; encoded by the coding sequence GTGGTACAGGCGTACATCCTCATCCAGACCGAGGTGGGCAAGGCGTCGATCGTCGCCGAGACCATCGCAAAGCTCCCGGGAGTGATCCAGGCAGAGGACGTCACAGGCCCCTACGACGTGATCGTGCGCGCGCAGGCCGACACGGTCGACGCGCTCGGCCGCATGGTGGTCGCCAAGGTCCAGCAGGTGGACGGCATCACGCGAACCCTGACCTGCCCGGTCGTCCACCTCTGA
- a CDS encoding thiamine-phosphate kinase has translation MKGTVGELGEFGLIRELTSRLTTTPAVRLGPGDDAAVVAAPDRRVVASTDVLLEGRHFRRDWSTAYDVGRKAAAQNLADIAAMGAVPTALLLGLVVPADLPVTWAAELMDGLRDECQVAGAAVVGGDVVGGDTITVAITALGDLRNHEPVTRSGARPGDVVAVTGWLGWSAAGFAVLSRGFRSPRAFVEAHRRPEPPYHAGPAAAGLGATAMTDVSDGLVADLGHIAEASKVRIDLRSGLIDIPSQMSDIGQAVGVDPLQWVLTGGEDHAIVATFPADVKLPARWKVIGEVLNPSALPQVTVDGAPWTSKGGWDHFGSIEDA, from the coding sequence GTGAAGGGAACCGTGGGCGAGTTGGGGGAGTTCGGGCTCATCAGAGAGCTCACCTCCCGGCTCACCACCACTCCGGCGGTACGGCTGGGACCCGGCGACGACGCCGCGGTCGTGGCCGCTCCCGACCGCAGGGTCGTGGCCAGTACGGACGTCCTCCTGGAAGGGCGGCACTTCCGCCGCGACTGGTCCACCGCGTACGACGTCGGCCGCAAGGCGGCCGCCCAGAACCTCGCCGACATCGCGGCCATGGGAGCCGTGCCCACCGCGCTGCTCCTCGGCCTCGTCGTACCCGCCGACCTCCCGGTCACCTGGGCCGCCGAGCTGATGGACGGGCTGCGGGACGAATGCCAGGTCGCCGGCGCGGCGGTGGTCGGCGGGGACGTCGTCGGCGGTGACACCATCACCGTCGCGATCACCGCGCTCGGTGACCTGCGCAACCACGAACCCGTCACCCGCTCCGGGGCCCGGCCCGGCGACGTCGTCGCCGTCACCGGCTGGCTCGGCTGGTCCGCCGCTGGATTCGCCGTGCTCTCCCGCGGGTTCCGCTCGCCCCGCGCCTTCGTCGAGGCGCACCGGCGCCCCGAACCGCCGTACCACGCGGGACCGGCGGCGGCCGGACTGGGCGCCACCGCCATGACGGACGTCAGCGACGGGCTCGTCGCGGACCTCGGGCACATCGCCGAGGCCAGCAAGGTCCGCATCGACCTGCGCTCCGGACTCATCGACATCCCCTCCCAGATGTCGGACATCGGGCAGGCCGTCGGGGTCGACCCCCTGCAGTGGGTGCTCACCGGGGGAGAGGACCACGCGATCGTGGCGACGTTCCCCGCCGACGTGAAGCTCCCCGCCCGCTGGAAGGTGATCGGCGAGGTCCTCAACCCGTCGGCGCTGCCCCAGGTCACGGTCGACGGAGCCCCCTGGACCAGCAAGGGCGGCTGGGACCATTTCGGGTCCATCGAGGACGCTTAG
- the thiD gene encoding bifunctional hydroxymethylpyrimidine kinase/phosphomethylpyrimidine kinase, which translates to MTAPAPIPPRVLTVAGSDSGGGAGIQADLKTMLALGTHGMSVLTAVTAQNSLGVQGAWELPVDAVRAQYRSVVDDIGVQAVKTGMLASAALVETVAELVAGTRAPVVVDPVGVSKHGDALLATEALESVRTKLLPVATVATPNLDEVAQLTGLTVTDEASMRRAAAEVLAYGPRWVVIKGGHLPGDAVDLLTDGTEEHWLRAPRHDNSHTHGTGCTLASAIACGLARGQDVPTAVKGAKEYVTGAIRAGFALGGGIGPVDHGWALRTAR; encoded by the coding sequence ATGACCGCACCTGCCCCGATACCGCCCCGTGTCCTCACCGTCGCCGGATCCGACTCCGGCGGCGGTGCGGGCATCCAGGCCGACCTGAAGACGATGCTCGCCCTCGGCACCCACGGGATGAGCGTGCTCACCGCCGTGACCGCCCAGAACTCGCTGGGTGTGCAGGGCGCCTGGGAACTCCCGGTGGACGCCGTGCGCGCCCAGTACCGGAGCGTCGTCGACGACATCGGCGTCCAGGCTGTGAAGACGGGCATGCTGGCGTCCGCCGCACTCGTCGAGACCGTCGCGGAACTCGTCGCCGGCACCCGGGCCCCGGTCGTCGTCGACCCCGTCGGGGTCTCCAAGCACGGCGACGCCCTGCTCGCCACCGAAGCGCTCGAATCCGTACGCACGAAACTGCTGCCCGTCGCCACGGTCGCCACCCCCAACCTCGACGAGGTGGCCCAGCTCACCGGCCTCACCGTCACCGACGAGGCCTCGATGCGCAGAGCCGCCGCGGAAGTCCTCGCCTACGGACCCCGCTGGGTCGTGATCAAGGGCGGCCACCTGCCCGGCGACGCCGTCGACCTGCTGACCGACGGGACCGAGGAGCACTGGCTGCGCGCACCGCGGCACGACAACAGCCACACCCACGGCACGGGCTGCACCCTCGCCTCCGCCATCGCGTGCGGACTGGCCCGCGGGCAGGACGTGCCGACGGCCGTGAAGGGCGCGAAGGAGTACGTCACCGGCGCGATCCGGGCCGGCTTCGCGCTGGGCGGCGGCATAGGCCCCGTCGATCACGGCTGGGCGCTGCGCACCGCACGGTGA
- the rpmB gene encoding 50S ribosomal protein L28, with the protein MAANCDVCGKGPSFGNSISHSHRRTSRRWNPNIQRVRAVVGRTPKRLNVCTSCIKAGKVAR; encoded by the coding sequence GTGGCTGCCAACTGCGACGTTTGCGGCAAGGGGCCGAGCTTCGGCAACAGCATTTCGCACTCGCACCGCCGTACGTCCCGTCGCTGGAATCCCAACATCCAGCGCGTGCGTGCCGTGGTCGGTCGGACGCCGAAGCGGCTCAACGTCTGCACCTCGTGCATCAAGGCCGGCAAGGTCGCGCGCTGA
- a CDS encoding DAK2 domain-containing protein, with protein sequence MPQSHDVLDAVAVRTWCSLSLEALGRERSAIDAINVYPVADGDTGTNLYLTVESAAAAVEAVFAAHETGSTLPAPADVVRAMAHGALIGARGNSGTILAQLLRGMAGVLAEAGDAPHLRTALAEAAAAARKAVAHPVEGTMLTVAAAAAEEAGATPAGAGLTDVLDAAYAGALAALAATPGQLAALGRAGVVDAGGQGLVAVLGALLEAAGGRPAERAVPPAPGPPAGTGDCGDADPDGGAAFEVIYLLEATDDAVAGLRSRLDALGDSLVVVGGDGLWNVHVHVDDAGAAVEAGVEAGRPYRIRITHFAADRIRAHREPVQRAVVLVVPGDGLSGLCTDAGATTVLARPGEPPASGELVDAIRRAHAREVVLLPNDAQLRHTAAAAAEQARTEGIRVALVPTRAAVQGIAALAVHEPGRGFDEDVVAMTAAAGATRYAELAVAERQSWTMAGICQAGDILGLIDGDVAVIGEDVPATARTVLDRMLSSGGELVTLVLGEDVPDTLADALAAYVREAYLAVDTVVYRGGHQTAPLLIGVE encoded by the coding sequence GTGCCGCAGTCCCACGACGTTCTGGACGCCGTCGCGGTGCGCACCTGGTGCTCGCTGAGCCTGGAGGCCCTGGGCCGGGAGCGTTCGGCGATCGACGCCATCAACGTCTACCCCGTCGCCGACGGGGACACGGGCACCAACCTCTACCTGACCGTGGAATCCGCGGCGGCCGCGGTCGAGGCGGTGTTCGCCGCCCACGAGACCGGTTCCACACTCCCGGCGCCCGCCGACGTCGTACGGGCCATGGCGCACGGGGCACTGATCGGCGCCCGGGGGAACTCCGGCACCATCCTGGCGCAGTTGCTGCGGGGCATGGCCGGAGTACTGGCCGAGGCGGGTGACGCACCTCACCTGCGGACCGCCCTCGCGGAGGCCGCCGCCGCCGCGCGCAAGGCCGTCGCCCACCCCGTCGAGGGCACGATGCTGACCGTCGCCGCGGCAGCCGCCGAGGAGGCCGGAGCCACGCCCGCCGGCGCGGGCCTCACGGACGTGCTCGACGCGGCGTACGCGGGCGCCCTGGCGGCCCTGGCCGCCACCCCCGGCCAGCTGGCCGCCCTCGGCCGCGCGGGCGTCGTGGACGCGGGCGGACAGGGGCTGGTCGCCGTGCTCGGAGCCCTGCTGGAAGCCGCCGGCGGGCGCCCCGCGGAACGCGCCGTCCCCCCGGCACCCGGCCCGCCGGCGGGGACCGGGGACTGCGGCGACGCGGACCCGGACGGCGGCGCCGCCTTCGAGGTCATCTACCTGCTGGAGGCCACCGACGACGCCGTGGCCGGGCTGCGGAGCCGGCTGGACGCCCTCGGGGACTCACTCGTCGTGGTCGGCGGCGACGGCCTGTGGAACGTCCACGTCCACGTCGACGACGCCGGTGCGGCCGTCGAGGCCGGTGTCGAGGCGGGGCGGCCCTACCGGATCCGGATCACCCACTTCGCCGCCGACCGGATCCGCGCCCACCGCGAACCGGTCCAGCGCGCGGTCGTCCTCGTCGTACCCGGCGACGGACTCTCCGGCCTGTGCACCGACGCCGGTGCGACCACCGTCCTGGCCCGCCCCGGCGAGCCGCCCGCCAGCGGCGAACTGGTCGACGCGATCCGCCGGGCCCACGCCCGCGAGGTCGTCCTGCTGCCCAACGACGCGCAGCTGCGGCACACGGCGGCGGCCGCCGCCGAGCAGGCCAGGACCGAAGGCATCCGCGTCGCCCTGGTCCCCACCCGCGCCGCCGTCCAGGGCATCGCCGCCCTCGCCGTCCACGAACCGGGCCGCGGCTTCGACGAGGACGTCGTCGCCATGACCGCCGCGGCCGGCGCCACCCGGTACGCCGAACTGGCCGTCGCCGAGCGCCAGTCGTGGACGATGGCGGGCATCTGCCAGGCCGGCGACATCCTCGGGCTGATCGACGGGGACGTCGCCGTCATCGGGGAGGACGTCCCCGCCACCGCCCGCACCGTCCTCGACCGCATGCTGTCCTCCGGCGGCGAACTCGTCACCCTGGTCCTGGGGGAGGACGTCCCCGACACCCTCGCCGACGCCCTGGCCGCGTACGTGCGCGAGGCTTACCTGGCCGTCGACACCGTCGTCTACCGGGGCGGCCACCAGACCGCGCCCCTGCTCATCGGCGTCGAGTGA
- the recG gene encoding ATP-dependent DNA helicase RecG, which produces MERVSAFDEPLKKLLGGATAKVMAEHLGLHTVGDLLHHYPRRYEERGRLTALTDLPLDEHVTVVAQVADARIMMFNNGRGKRLEVTLTDGSGRLQLVFFGHGVHKPHKELLPGRRAMFAGKASVFNRKMQLAHPTYQLLDAQDGDEEAGVAEAVDAFAGRLLPIYPACKQLDSWRIAKAVDTVLPSAQEAVDPLPGSLREGRGFVPLPEALLRIHRPQTKADIAAARDRLRWDEAFVLQVALARRRYADTQLPAVARKPVPGGLLDAFDATLPFTLTEGQQKVTEEIFGDLATEHPMHRLLQGEVGSGKTLVALRAMLRVVDAGGQAAMLAPTEVLAQQHHRSITEMMGALAEGGMLGGSDLGTKVVLLTGSMGTAARRQALLDLVTGEAGLVIGTHALIEDKVGFHDLGLVVVDEQHRFGVEQRDALRSKGKQPPHLLVMTATPIPRTVAMTVFGDLETSVLDQLPAGRSPIASHVVPAKDKPHFLDRAWERVREEVANGHQAYVVCPRIGDEADEAAEKKGKGARKPAAPAEDPEKRPPLAVLDIAAQLARGPLSGLRIEVLHGRMAPDDKDDVMRRFAAGQADVLVATTVIEVGVNVPNATAMVIMDADRFGVSQLHQLRGRVGRGSAPGLCLLVSEAHEASPARARLSAVAATLDGFELSRIDLEQRREGDVLGQAQSGVRSSLRVLSVIDDEEVIAAAREEAVRVVADDPDLDRLPELRIALDALLDKDREEYLDKG; this is translated from the coding sequence ATGGAGCGCGTGTCCGCTTTTGATGAACCCCTGAAGAAGCTGCTCGGCGGAGCCACCGCGAAGGTGATGGCCGAACACCTCGGCCTGCACACGGTCGGTGACCTCCTCCACCACTACCCGCGACGGTACGAGGAGCGCGGCCGGCTCACGGCGCTCACCGACCTCCCGCTGGACGAGCACGTCACGGTCGTCGCCCAGGTCGCCGACGCGCGGATCATGATGTTCAACAACGGCCGGGGCAAGCGCCTCGAAGTGACCCTCACCGACGGCAGCGGCAGGCTCCAGCTCGTCTTCTTCGGGCACGGCGTCCACAAGCCCCACAAGGAGCTGCTGCCCGGGCGGCGCGCCATGTTCGCCGGCAAGGCCTCCGTGTTCAACCGGAAGATGCAGCTCGCCCACCCCACCTACCAGCTCCTCGACGCGCAGGACGGCGACGAGGAGGCCGGCGTGGCCGAGGCCGTCGACGCCTTCGCGGGCCGGCTGCTGCCGATCTACCCCGCCTGTAAGCAGCTCGACTCCTGGCGCATCGCCAAGGCCGTCGACACCGTCCTGCCCAGCGCGCAGGAGGCCGTCGACCCGCTGCCCGGGTCGCTGCGCGAGGGGCGCGGCTTCGTCCCGCTGCCCGAGGCGCTGCTCAGGATCCACCGCCCGCAGACCAAGGCGGACATCGCGGCCGCGCGTGACCGGCTGCGCTGGGACGAGGCCTTCGTCCTCCAGGTCGCCCTCGCCCGCCGCAGGTACGCCGACACCCAGCTTCCGGCGGTGGCCAGGAAGCCCGTGCCCGGAGGGCTCCTCGACGCCTTCGACGCCACGCTCCCCTTCACCCTCACCGAGGGCCAGCAGAAGGTCACCGAGGAGATCTTCGGCGACCTCGCGACGGAACACCCCATGCACCGGCTGCTCCAGGGCGAGGTCGGCTCCGGCAAGACACTGGTCGCGCTGCGGGCCATGCTCCGGGTCGTCGACGCGGGCGGACAGGCCGCGATGCTCGCCCCCACCGAGGTGCTCGCCCAGCAGCACCACCGCTCGATCACCGAGATGATGGGCGCGCTGGCCGAAGGAGGCATGCTGGGCGGCTCCGACCTCGGCACCAAGGTCGTCCTGCTCACCGGCTCCATGGGCACGGCCGCCCGCCGTCAGGCACTCCTCGACCTGGTCACGGGCGAGGCGGGACTCGTCATCGGCACCCACGCGCTGATCGAGGACAAGGTCGGCTTCCACGACCTCGGCCTGGTCGTCGTGGACGAGCAGCACCGCTTCGGGGTGGAGCAGCGCGACGCCCTGCGCTCCAAGGGCAAGCAGCCCCCGCACCTGCTCGTCATGACCGCCACACCCATTCCGCGCACGGTTGCGATGACGGTCTTCGGCGACCTGGAGACCTCCGTGCTCGACCAGTTGCCGGCCGGGCGCTCCCCGATCGCCAGCCACGTCGTGCCCGCCAAGGACAAGCCCCACTTCCTCGACCGCGCCTGGGAGCGGGTCCGCGAAGAGGTCGCCAACGGCCACCAGGCGTACGTCGTCTGCCCGCGCATCGGCGACGAGGCGGACGAGGCGGCGGAGAAGAAGGGCAAGGGGGCCAGGAAGCCGGCCGCCCCCGCCGAGGACCCCGAGAAGCGCCCGCCGCTCGCCGTGCTGGACATCGCCGCGCAGCTCGCCCGGGGCCCGCTGAGCGGTCTGCGTATCGAGGTCCTGCACGGCAGGATGGCGCCGGACGACAAGGACGACGTCATGCGGCGCTTCGCCGCCGGCCAGGCCGACGTCCTCGTCGCCACCACGGTCATCGAGGTCGGTGTGAACGTCCCGAACGCCACCGCGATGGTGATCATGGACGCCGACCGCTTCGGGGTGTCCCAGCTGCACCAGCTCAGGGGCCGCGTCGGCCGCGGCAGCGCCCCCGGCCTCTGCCTGCTGGTCAGCGAGGCCCACGAGGCGAGCCCCGCCCGGGCCAGGCTCTCCGCCGTCGCCGCGACCCTGGACGGCTTCGAGCTGTCCCGCATCGACCTCGAACAGCGGCGGGAGGGCGACGTCCTCGGCCAGGCCCAGTCCGGCGTCCGCTCCTCCCTGCGGGTGCTCAGCGTCATCGACGACGAGGAGGTCATCGCGGCGGCCCGCGAGGAGGCCGTCCGGGTCGTCGCCGACGACCCGGACCTCGACCGGCTCCCCGAGCTGCGCATCGCGCTGGACGCGCTGCTGGACAAGGACCGGGAGGAGTACCTCGACAAGGGGTGA